One Halostella limicola genomic window carries:
- the aspS gene encoding aspartate--tRNA(Asn) ligase: MENRTYTADAEPGDTVTVAGWAHEIRDLGGIAFLIVRDTTGKIQVKFEKDEMDDDLVETGVNVNRESVVRVSGDVEEEERAPTGVEVVPDEVEVIAEADPELPLDPSGKVDADLSTRLDNRTLDLRMEESKAIFEIRAEVLRSVREQFRELGGTEINTPKIVATGTEGGTELFPITYFGREAFMNQSPQLFKQLMVGSGLERVFEIGPIFRAEEHNTPRHLNEATSIDFESAFFDHEDAMDACEAVVKAAYEGVAENCQEQLETLGYEDFEAPSGEFPRLTYEEAIERINATGQLDEQLVWGDDLPTEGEHALGEEVGEHYFITDWPSEIKPFYIKDHDDDEELSTGFDLMHPTMELVSGGQREHRHERLIEGFEQQGLDPDAFEYYTKMFKYGMPPHAGWGLGGERLVMTMLGLDNIREAVLFPRDRQRLSP; the protein is encoded by the coding sequence ATGGAGAACAGGACCTACACCGCGGACGCCGAACCGGGCGACACCGTCACCGTCGCCGGGTGGGCACACGAGATCCGCGACCTCGGCGGCATCGCCTTCCTCATCGTCCGCGACACGACCGGCAAGATCCAGGTCAAGTTCGAGAAAGACGAGATGGACGACGACCTCGTCGAGACGGGCGTCAACGTCAACCGCGAGAGCGTCGTCCGCGTCAGCGGCGACGTCGAGGAGGAGGAGCGCGCGCCGACCGGCGTCGAGGTCGTCCCCGACGAGGTCGAAGTGATCGCGGAAGCCGACCCCGAACTCCCGCTCGACCCGTCGGGCAAGGTCGACGCCGACCTCTCGACGCGGCTCGACAACCGCACCCTCGACCTCCGCATGGAGGAGTCGAAGGCCATCTTCGAGATCCGCGCGGAGGTGCTGCGCTCGGTCCGCGAGCAGTTCCGCGAACTCGGCGGTACCGAGATCAACACGCCGAAGATCGTCGCCACCGGCACGGAGGGCGGGACGGAGCTGTTCCCGATCACGTACTTCGGCCGCGAGGCGTTCATGAACCAGAGCCCCCAGCTGTTCAAGCAGCTGATGGTCGGCTCCGGTCTCGAACGCGTCTTCGAGATCGGCCCGATCTTCCGCGCCGAGGAGCACAACACGCCGCGGCACCTCAACGAGGCGACCTCCATCGACTTCGAGAGCGCCTTCTTCGACCACGAGGACGCGATGGACGCCTGCGAGGCGGTCGTGAAGGCCGCCTACGAGGGCGTCGCCGAGAACTGCCAGGAGCAACTCGAGACGCTCGGGTACGAGGACTTCGAAGCGCCGTCGGGCGAGTTCCCGCGGCTCACCTACGAGGAGGCCATCGAGCGCATCAACGCGACCGGCCAGCTCGACGAGCAGCTCGTCTGGGGCGACGACCTGCCGACCGAGGGCGAGCACGCGCTCGGCGAGGAGGTCGGCGAACACTACTTCATCACGGACTGGCCCAGCGAGATCAAGCCGTTCTACATCAAGGACCACGACGACGACGAGGAGCTGTCGACCGGCTTCGACCTGATGCACCCGACGATGGAGCTCGTCTCCGGCGGCCAGCGTGAGCACCGCCACGAGCGCCTCATCGAGGGCTTCGAGCAGCAGGGCCTCGACCCCGACGCCTTCGAGTATTACACCAAGATGTTCAAGTACGGCATGCCACCCCACGCCGGGTGGGGCCTCGGCGGTGAGCGCCTCGTCATGACGATGCTCGGCCTCGACAACATCCGGGAAGCCGTCCTCTTCCCGCGGGATCGCCAGCGTCTGAGCCCGTAA
- a CDS encoding formate/nitrite transporter family protein has translation MALSGKQTPYEDILEQEIETGLEELNRGALGLGLSALSAGLDIGFGPLLMAVMVTLAGGTFSVATTEILVANMYAVGFILVVLGRSELFTEHTTLAVLPVLGGQASVGQLGRLWAIVYSANVVGGAAFAVLMVTIMPSVGTVDPHAFEEIALTYTTQDVVTLLAGGVLAGWLMGLVSWLVSAAQESISRAFFVWLVTTAIGLAHLPHCIAGNVEIVAGLLASSEVALVDYVEFLVAASVGNAVGGTIFVALLKYGHVVGGGE, from the coding sequence ATGGCCCTATCAGGAAAACAGACCCCTTACGAAGACATCCTCGAACAGGAGATAGAGACCGGACTGGAGGAACTGAACCGCGGGGCGCTCGGGCTCGGCCTCTCCGCGCTGTCGGCCGGGCTGGACATCGGCTTCGGACCGCTGCTGATGGCCGTGATGGTGACGCTGGCCGGCGGCACGTTCAGCGTCGCGACGACGGAGATACTCGTCGCCAACATGTACGCCGTCGGGTTCATCCTCGTCGTCCTTGGCCGGTCCGAGCTGTTCACCGAACACACGACGCTGGCGGTGCTCCCGGTGCTCGGCGGGCAGGCGTCGGTCGGCCAGCTGGGTCGCCTCTGGGCCATCGTCTACTCGGCGAACGTGGTCGGCGGCGCGGCGTTCGCCGTGCTGATGGTCACCATCATGCCGTCGGTCGGCACCGTCGACCCCCACGCGTTCGAGGAGATCGCGCTGACGTACACGACGCAGGACGTCGTGACACTGCTCGCCGGCGGCGTTCTCGCCGGCTGGCTGATGGGCCTCGTCTCGTGGCTCGTCAGCGCCGCCCAGGAGTCGATCAGCCGGGCGTTTTTCGTGTGGCTGGTGACGACGGCTATCGGGCTGGCTCATCTCCCCCACTGCATCGCCGGGAACGTCGAGATCGTCGCCGGCCTGCTCGCCTCCTCGGAGGTCGCCCTCGTCGACTACGTCGAGTTCCTCGTCGCCGCGAGCGTCGGCAACGCCGTCGGCGGGACCATCTTCGTCGCGCTGCTGAAGTACGGCCACGTGGTCGGCGGCGGAGAGTGA
- a CDS encoding Lrp/AsnC family transcriptional regulator, whose product MSEEPLDDLDRRIVHSLQQDARKTSASEIADRAGVSASTVRNRIRNLEKAGIVTGYRPEVNYEEAGYQLRTLIVCTAPIPQRESLAREALEVPGVVAVREVMTGTENVHVEAVGADSDDLSRIGQDLDELGLEVVDEDLIRNEYEHAFHGFDVEV is encoded by the coding sequence ATGAGCGAGGAGCCGCTCGACGACCTCGACAGGCGGATCGTACACAGCCTCCAGCAGGACGCGCGCAAGACCTCGGCGAGCGAGATAGCCGACCGCGCGGGCGTCTCCGCGAGCACGGTGCGCAACCGTATCCGAAACCTGGAGAAAGCGGGCATCGTCACCGGGTACCGACCCGAGGTCAACTACGAGGAGGCGGGCTACCAGCTCCGGACGCTCATCGTCTGCACCGCGCCGATCCCCCAGCGGGAGTCCCTCGCCCGCGAGGCGCTGGAAGTGCCGGGGGTCGTCGCCGTCCGCGAGGTCATGACCGGCACCGAGAACGTCCACGTCGAGGCCGTCGGGGCGGACAGCGACGACCTCAGCAGGATCGGGCAGGACCTCGACGAACTCGGCCTCGAGGTCGTCGACGAGGACCTGATACGCAACGAGTACGAACACGCCTTCCACGGGTTCGACGTCGAGGTGTAG
- a CDS encoding NAD-binding protein — translation MARTQPRGASDDRSGNGAFRAYVIGDDGVGIGIAQNLADAVESTFVAGDDETVAAAESAGLDARPADLTDPLSLRRAGVGDADLAVVASGRDGRNVLVAQLLRTELDVDDVVVRLADPRNADAFDGVDVDTVCVSSMFAEEIADRLTT, via the coding sequence ATGGCTAGGACTCAGCCTCGCGGGGCCTCCGACGACCGGTCCGGAAACGGGGCGTTCCGTGCCTACGTGATCGGCGACGACGGCGTCGGGATCGGCATCGCGCAGAACCTGGCGGACGCCGTCGAGTCGACGTTCGTCGCCGGGGACGACGAGACCGTCGCCGCCGCGGAGAGCGCCGGTCTCGACGCCCGCCCCGCGGACCTGACGGACCCCCTGTCGCTCCGGCGCGCCGGCGTCGGCGACGCGGATCTGGCCGTCGTCGCCAGCGGGCGCGACGGGCGAAACGTCCTCGTCGCGCAGCTCCTCCGGACGGAACTGGACGTCGACGACGTCGTCGTCCGCCTCGCCGACCCGCGGAACGCGGACGCGTTCGACGGCGTCGACGTGGACACAGTCTGCGTCTCCTCGATGTTCGCCGAAGAGATAGCCGACCGACTGACGACCTGA